In Parasegetibacter sp. NRK P23, the genomic stretch CCATGCTTCAAAGATAGGAACCGTGCGCTTCCGGCGGGAATGAACTGTCGGGAAAGCGAAAGGTTTTCGTTGAAACACTAATTGTTTTTTCAGGGCAACTCCGTGTAAAACAGGTGTTAACACTAAGGGAAAATACGGTTGTTTCACCTCATGTTTTTTGTTGACCTTTGTGATTCAAAGTTTTTTCCGATGCCCCTATACCTCCGCGCAAAACTACACGAGCGCAAAGAAACCAATGCGTTCAGGTCGCTGGTATTACCCGACCAAAGCACCGACTTGTCTTCCAACGATTACCTCGGCGTGGTACAGGCCGGAAAAATCGAGGACTGGCTGAAAGAGCACTATCCCTATGCCTGCTGGAAACACGGCAGCACCGGCTCCAGGTTACTGGCCGGGAACTGCGCCCTGGCGGAGGCGCTGGAAGCAAAACTGGCCGCTTTCCACGATTCAGAGGACGCACTGATCTTTAATTCCGGTTACGATGCCAACCTCGGGCTCCTCAGTTCCGTTCCCCAGAAAAATGATCATGTGATTTACGATGCGCTGGCACATGCCAGTATCCGCGACGGCATCCGGCTCAGCTTCGCGAAAAGCTACAATTTCAGGCACAACAATATGGATGACCTCCGCCGGAAACTGGATATCCCCTGCCAGGGCGAAAGATTCATCGTCACTGAATCAGTGTTTTCCATGGACGGAGATATGCCGCCCATGGAAGAACTGGCTTCCATAGCCGAAGCGTATCGTGCCCACCTGATTATTGACGAAGCGCATGGCGTGGGTGTTTTGGGAGAAAAAGGAGAGGGCCTGGCGCAATCCATGGAACTGCACAAAAAATGTTTCGCGCGCATCTATACTTTCGGAAAAGCCATGGGCTGCCATGGCGCGGTGATCGCTGGTTCGTCTATGCTGATGGACT encodes the following:
- a CDS encoding aminotransferase class I/II-fold pyridoxal phosphate-dependent enzyme, whose product is MPLYLRAKLHERKETNAFRSLVLPDQSTDLSSNDYLGVVQAGKIEDWLKEHYPYACWKHGSTGSRLLAGNCALAEALEAKLAAFHDSEDALIFNSGYDANLGLLSSVPQKNDHVIYDALAHASIRDGIRLSFAKSYNFRHNNMDDLRRKLDIPCQGERFIVTESVFSMDGDMPPMEELASIAEAYRAHLIIDEAHGVGVLGEKGEGLAQSMELHKKCFARIYTFGKAMGCHGAVIAGSSMLMDFLVNYCRSFIYTTALPEAALAAIEAAYSVVPEMQEERAGLSRLIAAWKKLEVPFEKLESPTAIQGIVVPGTDAVKKVELKLLEAGIQARAILSPTVPAGRERIRLVFHAFNTEDDLRHLQQVLLA